In a genomic window of Polyangiaceae bacterium:
- the tssI gene encoding type VI secretion system tip protein VgrG, with amino-acid sequence MNDLITISSSALPDVGTRVIGFRGVEAISKPYEIEIFVSLEGSEGDEVDFADAIGAKAKLIIDRTDDKLPPFIFAGVLAGIDLLHAVEGRSLVRVVLVPRLRLLGLSKHSRIFTKMSVPDVIEAILSDNGFSGDDYELRLGSYETEEHICQYRESDLDFISRWMEREGIYYYFLHSEDGEKLILADDKTYEEDALGMPIRYFPQLGQDQSAGASFRSFIARHRTLPSAIKLKDYDYARPNLALSGSASVSSTGAGEVSLYGERFFTPSAGERLAKLRAEELLAREVVYHAEGSRSHIRPGSKFDLEDHPRPALNTTYLAIAVHHFGNQAAGFSAFKKFLDFEHDDVYFCELDAIPAKVQFRAESSTHWPRIFGFENGIVDGSADSEYAQIDDQGRYSVKFKFDETNLKDGRASTFVRMMQPHGGGIEGFHFPLRKGTEVLFSFLGGDPDRPVISGVTPNALTPSPVTSGNHTLNVIQTGGRNRFELDDRNGQQRVTLSTPHENSYIRMGYPNARHQLIAYTNRNTIVNAGEDFDLRVGQVQGSGIWDALIKNHWKTHVEAGGVALGVVTAPGDPEAGTYALVAEQNISLTADKGNYSLNVTKGAWVTNVEQDTTWTIKTGNTKIDTQAGTTQLLSKKKVTVDSTDNAMDIHAKNKIFINSTTGQIEIKTDTADVKIDGKSNVHIESHGPMTIKSVGELTQESKQKWYARSWGDFVKLNFSMGVGFTIGMTSDTKIGIFNENLIGGKMELTLAMKAAISMAINIECAMGLTVKNKIGPAEIIYRNASIKNCNLWFKNSVGPKVESSIMRLQRAGVHIALA; translated from the coding sequence ATGAACGATCTCATCACCATCTCGTCGAGCGCGTTGCCGGACGTAGGAACGCGAGTCATTGGTTTTCGCGGGGTCGAGGCCATCTCGAAGCCCTATGAGATCGAAATATTCGTCTCGCTCGAAGGATCGGAGGGCGATGAGGTCGACTTTGCGGATGCGATAGGCGCCAAGGCCAAACTCATCATCGATCGAACGGACGATAAACTGCCTCCGTTCATCTTTGCGGGGGTTCTTGCCGGCATAGACCTTCTTCACGCCGTCGAAGGACGATCGCTGGTCCGCGTGGTCCTCGTGCCCCGTCTTCGTCTGCTTGGGTTGTCGAAGCACAGCCGCATTTTCACGAAGATGTCGGTTCCCGACGTCATCGAGGCCATCCTGAGTGACAACGGCTTCAGCGGAGACGACTACGAATTGCGTCTCGGAAGTTACGAGACGGAGGAGCATATTTGCCAATATCGCGAAAGCGACCTCGACTTCATCTCCCGGTGGATGGAGCGCGAAGGAATTTATTATTATTTTTTGCACAGCGAAGATGGCGAGAAACTCATCCTCGCCGACGACAAGACCTACGAGGAAGACGCGCTTGGAATGCCCATTCGATATTTCCCGCAGCTTGGGCAAGATCAAAGTGCGGGCGCGTCATTCCGGTCGTTCATCGCCCGACATCGGACGCTGCCGTCGGCCATCAAACTCAAGGACTACGACTACGCTCGGCCAAACCTCGCACTGAGCGGCTCGGCGTCCGTCTCTTCGACCGGTGCAGGCGAAGTCAGCCTTTATGGCGAAAGGTTTTTCACTCCATCCGCAGGCGAACGCCTGGCGAAATTGCGTGCAGAGGAACTGCTTGCGCGCGAAGTCGTGTATCATGCGGAAGGCAGTCGGTCACATATTCGTCCCGGTTCCAAGTTCGACCTCGAAGATCACCCGCGCCCCGCGCTCAACACAACCTATCTCGCGATCGCGGTGCACCATTTCGGCAATCAAGCCGCGGGTTTTTCCGCCTTCAAAAAATTCTTGGACTTCGAGCACGACGATGTCTACTTCTGCGAATTGGATGCGATTCCCGCAAAGGTGCAATTCCGTGCCGAAAGCAGCACGCATTGGCCACGCATCTTCGGTTTCGAAAATGGTATCGTCGACGGGTCTGCCGACAGCGAATACGCTCAGATCGACGATCAAGGCCGATATTCGGTCAAGTTCAAGTTCGATGAGACCAACCTCAAAGACGGCCGAGCGAGCACGTTCGTCCGGATGATGCAACCTCACGGCGGCGGCATCGAAGGGTTTCACTTTCCACTACGCAAAGGTACCGAGGTGCTCTTCAGCTTCCTCGGCGGCGACCCCGATCGCCCCGTGATTTCGGGTGTCACTCCGAACGCGCTCACGCCCAGCCCCGTGACGAGCGGCAATCATACGTTGAACGTCATCCAAACCGGCGGACGAAATCGCTTCGAGCTCGACGATCGCAATGGCCAGCAGCGCGTGACGCTCTCGACACCGCACGAAAATAGTTACATACGCATGGGATACCCCAATGCACGCCACCAACTGATCGCTTATACGAATCGCAATACGATCGTCAATGCGGGCGAGGACTTCGATTTGCGGGTTGGTCAAGTCCAGGGTAGCGGCATTTGGGATGCCCTCATCAAGAACCATTGGAAAACGCATGTGGAAGCGGGCGGCGTTGCGCTGGGTGTCGTCACGGCTCCCGGAGATCCCGAGGCGGGTACTTATGCGCTCGTCGCAGAGCAAAATATTTCGCTCACGGCAGACAAAGGCAATTATTCGCTCAATGTCACCAAAGGTGCCTGGGTGACAAACGTCGAACAGGACACGACGTGGACCATCAAGACGGGCAATACGAAAATCGACACGCAAGCGGGAACGACGCAGCTCCTGAGCAAAAAGAAGGTAACGGTCGATTCGACGGACAACGCGATGGATATCCACGCGAAAAACAAAATCTTCATCAATTCGACCACGGGTCAGATCGAAATCAAGACCGATACGGCTGACGTCAAAATCGACGGCAAGTCCAACGTACACATCGAAAGCCACGGGCCCATGACGATCAAGTCCGTCGGTGAGCTCACGCAGGAAAGCAAGCAGAAGTGGTACGCCCGCTCGTGGGGTGACTTCGTCAAACTCAACTTCTCCATGGGCGTTGGATTCACGATCGGGATGACGAGCGACACGAAAATCGGCATCTTCAACGAAAACCTCATCGGCGGAAAAATGGAGCTCACGCTCGCCATGAAGGCGGCCATCTCCATGGCCATCAACATCGAATGCGCGATGGGTCTGACCGTGAAGAACAAGATTGGTCCGGCTGAAATCATCTACCGCAACGCGAGCATCAAGAACTGCAATCTCTGGTTCAAAAACTCCGTCGGTCCCAAGGTCGAAAGCTCCATCATGCGTCTGCAACGCGCTGGCGTGCACATCGCCCTCGCCTGA
- a CDS encoding VWA domain-containing protein, with the protein MRTFFGPAIALATLATLTLDPHLASADSFRATRSDKLVEKSHKIDIQLGHGYADLRVRRTVHNGGPRHDQATFYIDMPSGAVAVGLRTLGMLEGKPHWFAGELLEAEAAAAKYRELTGIGGYYPKDPALLSWRSQDRLALQVFPCAPGEDKTIEYTLRIPTQYRDGRHHLDLPAMGTQLLHAEASVWPMHSGETVYVADKPVAAPGWVRLKDQVDLSVAPITTSSLDGALASVPINPEKNLVHYHIEAAPRLGTVPAGAHVVVLVDASRSLKEHETTAALAMARAYASHFPGGRIAIVPFDRKVHVPKAGFVSVGQARTTLKTMTIEQQNGSHVDEALARADVMLAAAPSSAPKRILLLTDTRTRAEVTPEMLKSKLQKSGALLHVSTLSSSNQSWVAREDDHEWNAVTRPSGGLVWSASIDTDDTKRNETVFEEWARPKRIDHLSVRPRGIAPEELSFPTVLEEGQGLEDLRLPKIAVDSVEVTGELWATPIRKVFTRDDAEGQRWAGLFFGTNLYNDITEAEMMPLAMLGKVVSPVTSYLAIEPGVRPSTEGLDEGEGSGFGFGSGSGGLAGGRFMGAGIMNPVDKEKFLREKLENGLAKCGGKGRKASATIETTIAEIVAVKASIDGEKAGSALVGCFEESAWDIYLPGVFHAAHEVFTVTL; encoded by the coding sequence ATGAGAACTTTTTTTGGTCCCGCCATCGCTCTCGCGACACTCGCCACGTTGACGCTCGATCCACATCTGGCATCTGCAGACTCATTTCGAGCTACACGTTCGGACAAACTCGTCGAAAAGTCGCATAAAATCGATATTCAACTAGGTCATGGCTACGCAGATTTGCGCGTGCGGCGCACGGTGCACAATGGCGGACCGAGGCACGATCAGGCCACATTTTATATTGACATGCCGAGTGGTGCCGTCGCCGTGGGCTTGCGGACGCTGGGCATGCTCGAAGGCAAACCGCATTGGTTTGCCGGAGAACTGCTCGAAGCAGAAGCCGCCGCGGCAAAATATCGCGAGCTCACGGGCATCGGCGGGTATTACCCGAAAGACCCAGCGCTTTTGTCGTGGCGTTCGCAAGATCGATTGGCGCTCCAAGTGTTCCCCTGCGCCCCGGGCGAAGACAAAACCATCGAATACACCCTCCGCATTCCGACCCAATATCGCGACGGCCGGCACCACCTCGACCTTCCCGCGATGGGCACGCAGTTGCTTCATGCCGAAGCGAGCGTTTGGCCCATGCATTCAGGTGAAACCGTCTATGTAGCGGACAAACCCGTGGCCGCGCCGGGATGGGTCCGCTTGAAGGATCAGGTCGATCTTTCCGTCGCGCCCATCACGACGAGCTCACTCGACGGAGCCTTGGCATCGGTGCCCATCAATCCAGAGAAAAACCTGGTCCATTATCACATCGAAGCAGCTCCGCGATTGGGAACCGTGCCGGCAGGGGCGCACGTGGTCGTGCTCGTCGATGCGTCTCGATCGCTGAAAGAGCACGAAACGACCGCCGCGCTCGCAATGGCTCGAGCCTATGCTTCGCACTTTCCTGGAGGACGTATTGCCATCGTTCCCTTCGATCGAAAAGTACACGTCCCGAAAGCCGGTTTCGTTTCCGTGGGGCAAGCCCGCACGACATTGAAAACAATGACGATCGAACAGCAAAATGGCAGTCATGTCGACGAAGCCCTCGCCCGCGCCGACGTCATGCTCGCGGCGGCACCTTCGAGCGCCCCGAAGCGTATCCTTTTGCTCACGGACACGCGCACGCGCGCGGAAGTCACGCCCGAAATGCTGAAAAGCAAACTTCAAAAGAGCGGGGCGCTCTTGCACGTGAGCACGCTGTCGAGCTCCAATCAGTCGTGGGTAGCCCGCGAAGACGACCACGAATGGAATGCCGTTACGCGGCCGTCGGGGGGCCTCGTTTGGAGCGCGTCGATCGACACGGACGATACCAAACGCAACGAGACGGTATTCGAAGAATGGGCAAGGCCCAAGCGAATCGACCACCTCTCCGTGCGCCCTCGAGGGATTGCTCCGGAAGAGCTTTCTTTTCCCACGGTGCTCGAAGAAGGCCAAGGCCTCGAAGATTTGCGCCTGCCCAAGATAGCGGTGGATTCGGTGGAAGTCACGGGGGAACTCTGGGCCACGCCCATACGCAAGGTATTCACGCGTGACGATGCCGAAGGGCAACGCTGGGCCGGTTTGTTTTTCGGGACGAACCTTTACAATGACATCACCGAAGCGGAAATGATGCCGCTCGCCATGCTGGGCAAAGTGGTTTCGCCCGTCACGAGCTACCTCGCCATTGAACCTGGCGTGCGTCCGTCGACGGAAGGGCTCGACGAAGGCGAAGGGTCGGGCTTTGGATTTGGGTCGGGATCAGGAGGTCTTGCGGGAGGAAGGTTCATGGGAGCGGGCATCATGAATCCCGTCGACAAGGAAAAATTCCTCCGCGAGAAACTCGAAAATGGTTTGGCGAAGTGTGGAGGCAAAGGTCGCAAAGCAAGTGCGACCATCGAAACGACGATCGCCGAAATCGTCGCCGTAAAAGCTTCGATCGATGGCGAAAAAGCGGGCAGCGCGCTCGTGGGCTGTTTCGAAGAATCGGCTTGGGATATTTATCTACCGGGCGTTTTCCACGCGGCTCACGAGGTTTTCACCGTGACGCTGTGA
- a CDS encoding protein kinase has translation MPTPPLVDDIAFAPTVPATLPGLVSERRSIPSSLGDRYDDIEFLGEGGMGTVYRGRDRRLGRMVAIKLLKGVDANLGQRFLQEARAQAKIQHDHVCRVYEAGEVNGEPFIAMQYIEGESFSRMAQRLTVEQRVKIMREISAAVHEAHRLGLIHRDIKPGNILVEKQADGLKPYIMDFGLAKEVADQGQTVTGAVLGTPAYMAPEQARGELRQMDRRSDVYSLGATLYEVLAGQPPFVAQHTWKLLMMVAFEDPQPLSALKKGLPADLETIVMKCLERDPGRRYDSARALAEDLQRFLDGEPIMARRASLGYVVLKKARKHKFVTALGSMTVVGALALGGLSVKARQDAAAEARIAQEFGERVKEMELFLRAAYALPIHDVELERDLVRRKLSAIEQRMNEAGKLADGPGHYALGRGYLTLGDANKAREHLEKAVTAGYRSPELEVALGRTLGELYRRALEDTKRISNAAERKKREGELATTLRDPALLHLRAATGADIESPAYVEGLIALYEGKNDEARAKAKRAFEEAPWLYEAKKLEADALFAEGSKYRHDAAFDWDKMMQSFGPAAEAYKVASRMGESDPAVHLAECVLWEKMARGRDANGKPPDKEIDVAEAACSHAVEASSREGEVRVQRANVLQYRFWNANNRGLDTKAFEKAALDAVEEAVRFRPDDVLAHYVHATTLYVQSMRRSGRGERVDVAGTVRAYERVLEIEPRYVWALNELAQTYLVQAEYDRLHGDDPRPMIEKASKRLDEAMQADPDFTLPLYAKIRAANYRLAYETEHGIDATETLRLLDDSLSLVEKRKLGGFLPAYYGAKALRLRAAYEFAMGTDPRPSIKAALKELHSFANPGSETGFMLMELAELRLVESDYLLAAESVPDVEHRRLRDTLKKAADEEPADIDLHDLLVRIDLWGVRVKMREGRADEADFDFAAKELAPIITKSPNDPRPYLTLAEVCAQKAMWLDASGKSAGAAVGEGLVLIEKVLGIHPHSARAFVLKGELLLLRAKASTGKERQKAARGASDAFGAAFRENPRLEKAHAEQMKMARGMQ, from the coding sequence ATGCCCACGCCTCCGCTTGTTGACGACATCGCGTTTGCGCCGACTGTGCCGGCCACGCTTCCCGGGCTCGTTTCCGAGCGTCGGAGCATTCCTTCATCGCTTGGTGATCGTTACGACGACATCGAGTTTCTTGGCGAAGGCGGTATGGGCACCGTGTATCGAGGACGCGATCGGCGACTCGGGCGAATGGTTGCCATCAAGTTGCTCAAGGGCGTCGATGCCAATCTGGGGCAACGTTTTTTGCAAGAAGCCCGTGCGCAAGCGAAGATTCAGCACGACCACGTGTGCCGCGTCTACGAAGCTGGCGAGGTCAATGGGGAGCCCTTCATTGCCATGCAGTACATCGAGGGCGAGTCGTTCTCGAGAATGGCTCAGCGCCTCACCGTCGAACAGCGCGTGAAGATCATGCGCGAGATTTCCGCGGCGGTGCACGAAGCGCATCGGCTCGGGCTCATTCATCGCGACATCAAGCCTGGCAATATCTTGGTAGAAAAGCAGGCCGATGGTTTGAAGCCGTATATCATGGACTTTGGTCTCGCGAAAGAAGTCGCTGATCAAGGGCAAACCGTCACGGGTGCGGTGCTGGGAACACCCGCATACATGGCGCCGGAACAAGCTCGAGGTGAGCTGCGCCAAATGGATCGGCGATCCGACGTGTATTCGCTGGGCGCGACGCTTTACGAGGTGCTTGCGGGTCAGCCGCCATTCGTTGCGCAACATACGTGGAAGCTATTGATGATGGTGGCGTTCGAGGATCCGCAGCCGTTATCGGCCCTGAAAAAGGGTTTGCCCGCGGATCTCGAAACGATCGTGATGAAGTGTCTCGAGCGGGATCCGGGCCGTCGGTACGATTCGGCGCGGGCGCTTGCGGAGGACTTGCAGCGATTTTTGGATGGCGAGCCCATTATGGCGCGGCGGGCGTCGCTTGGGTATGTCGTATTGAAAAAAGCGCGCAAGCACAAATTCGTCACGGCGCTTGGCAGTATGACCGTGGTTGGCGCATTGGCTTTGGGAGGTTTGTCGGTCAAGGCGCGACAGGATGCGGCGGCCGAAGCGCGCATTGCGCAGGAATTCGGCGAGCGTGTGAAAGAAATGGAGCTTTTTCTGCGCGCGGCGTATGCACTCCCCATTCACGACGTGGAGCTCGAGCGAGATTTGGTGCGGCGAAAGCTTTCGGCCATCGAGCAGCGCATGAACGAGGCGGGCAAACTTGCCGATGGGCCGGGCCATTATGCGCTGGGGCGAGGCTACTTGACGCTCGGCGATGCGAACAAAGCGCGCGAGCACCTCGAAAAGGCAGTTACGGCGGGGTATCGATCGCCGGAGCTCGAAGTGGCTTTGGGACGAACGTTGGGGGAACTCTATCGTCGGGCGCTCGAAGATACGAAACGCATTTCGAATGCAGCGGAGCGCAAGAAGCGGGAAGGGGAGCTTGCCACGACATTGCGTGATCCAGCGCTATTGCATTTGCGGGCAGCGACGGGGGCGGACATCGAATCGCCGGCGTACGTCGAGGGGCTCATTGCGCTCTATGAAGGAAAGAACGACGAAGCGCGAGCGAAAGCGAAGCGAGCCTTCGAGGAGGCGCCTTGGCTGTACGAGGCGAAGAAGCTCGAGGCGGACGCGTTATTTGCGGAGGGCAGCAAGTATCGGCACGATGCGGCGTTCGATTGGGACAAGATGATGCAATCGTTCGGTCCAGCGGCCGAGGCGTACAAGGTTGCGTCGAGAATGGGGGAGAGCGATCCGGCGGTGCATTTGGCGGAGTGCGTGCTGTGGGAAAAGATGGCGCGTGGGAGGGATGCGAATGGAAAGCCTCCGGACAAGGAAATCGATGTGGCGGAGGCGGCGTGCTCGCATGCGGTTGAGGCGAGCTCGCGGGAGGGCGAAGTGCGGGTGCAACGTGCGAACGTACTCCAATATAGATTTTGGAATGCCAACAATCGGGGACTCGACACGAAGGCATTCGAAAAAGCGGCGCTCGATGCAGTGGAGGAAGCGGTTCGTTTTCGGCCGGACGATGTGCTGGCGCATTACGTCCATGCGACGACGCTGTATGTGCAATCCATGCGTCGAAGCGGCCGCGGCGAACGTGTCGATGTTGCGGGGACCGTACGTGCGTATGAACGTGTATTGGAAATCGAGCCGCGGTACGTATGGGCGCTCAACGAGCTTGCGCAAACGTATTTGGTGCAAGCCGAGTACGATCGACTGCATGGGGATGACCCTCGGCCAATGATCGAAAAAGCATCGAAACGGCTCGACGAGGCCATGCAGGCGGACCCTGATTTTACATTGCCGCTTTATGCGAAAATTCGTGCGGCAAATTATCGATTGGCGTACGAGACCGAGCATGGGATCGACGCGACGGAGACGTTACGTTTGCTCGATGATTCATTGTCGCTCGTCGAAAAGCGCAAGCTCGGCGGGTTCTTGCCAGCGTATTATGGTGCGAAGGCTCTTCGATTGCGTGCAGCGTACGAGTTTGCTATGGGGACTGATCCGCGGCCATCGATCAAAGCCGCGTTGAAAGAATTGCATTCGTTTGCGAACCCCGGTTCCGAGACCGGATTCATGTTGATGGAGCTCGCGGAGCTTCGCCTCGTGGAATCTGATTATCTGCTTGCAGCGGAATCGGTGCCCGACGTTGAACATCGGCGGCTGCGGGACACGTTGAAGAAGGCGGCCGATGAAGAGCCGGCGGACATCGATCTGCACGACCTCTTGGTCAGAATCGATCTTTGGGGAGTGCGTGTGAAGATGAGGGAAGGCCGTGCCGACGAGGCCGATTTCGATTTCGCAGCGAAGGAGCTCGCACCTATCATCACCAAGAGCCCCAACGACCCTCGCCCTTATTTGACCTTGGCCGAGGTTTGCGCGCAGAAAGCAATGTGGCTCGATGCGAGCGGAAAATCAGCAGGCGCGGCGGTGGGTGAGGGGCTCGTCCTCATCGAGAAAGTGCTCGGCATTCATCCGCACAGCGCCAGGGCATTCGTGTTGAAGGGCGAGCTGCTGCTATTGCGGGCGAAGGCATCGACGGGAAAAGAGCGGCAGAAGGCGGCGCGGGGAGCTAGCGACGCGTTTGGCGCGGCATTTCGGGAAAACCCGCGCCTAGAAAAAGCTCACGCGGAGCAGATGAAGATGGCGAGGGGGATGCAGTGA
- a CDS encoding MMPL family transporter → MEPAVAPDVAPRGGWKARRVVSLALVLLTVLTFVAVTLRLRIDPNVSSLLPDRGEAAALRRYVRGFGGGDLAVVLVQGPDRETNAAVAGEIADELGQRSSIARASARVDSSRALDPMLAFRHADPRAMERLRQALTPEGMRARLAESRAMLLAPGSGAAAEVIGRDPLRLAQLVYEGADIGAGVRTQPDGAFATDDGAAYMVLAEPKGQALRGEDARQFVRDAEAVLAPKRAAHPEMKFGLTGGHAIAEATEAMLRRDLTISSTVAMVMASLVFALIFRRVRALLAVMPPLALGTIWTAGVATLFSGGLSGIAIAFMSVVVGVGVDTGVHVYAALLEARRAGLGPREAAIEARRKTAKSVLLAAATAAAAFGALSLSSITAMRQLGVLCAAGELLTALAIVLVTPEIGAWLERKPPPPEAPARWTLGIAWLTGTRQRAALMSMLALVPIVAILFGAAPSLSESIVAVRPKELEPLKVQQAVFDAFGGKRGQWVVLVADEDLDHARARADHIAETLSSMKDDVDAVDALTALAPAKATQEARFAAREALDMAAKADELEKALTETGFAPARFTSVLDGMRSPARDIVAIDDVRRGAAAILMSRYLGKDQGEQLVAVYVRPRDVPGATQRVEQAIKKADAAALLTGYSRLEGALRKSLGQDLPKIGIVAGILVIVALSMSLRRVRDVAIAAFVVGAEIATVLVLVRLFGIPLHAYDALVLPVLLGITVDEGMFLLHRARETTGDVLRETLRLEGPPVAATALTTAAGFAALGLCRFDGLRDLGLVGAIGSVAGLAVALIVVPAGLRLWGTR, encoded by the coding sequence ATGGAGCCGGCCGTAGCGCCCGATGTGGCCCCTCGAGGCGGATGGAAGGCGCGACGTGTCGTCTCCCTCGCGCTCGTGCTGCTCACGGTGCTCACGTTCGTGGCGGTCACGCTGCGGCTGCGCATCGATCCCAATGTGTCGTCGCTTTTGCCAGATCGAGGCGAAGCGGCGGCTCTGCGGCGCTACGTGCGAGGTTTCGGTGGCGGGGACCTCGCCGTGGTGCTCGTGCAAGGTCCCGATCGCGAGACGAATGCGGCGGTCGCCGGCGAAATTGCGGACGAATTGGGCCAGCGTTCGAGCATTGCGCGGGCGTCGGCTCGCGTGGATTCGTCCCGCGCGCTCGATCCGATGCTCGCCTTTCGGCATGCGGACCCGCGCGCAATGGAGCGGCTGCGCCAGGCGCTCACGCCCGAGGGCATGCGTGCGCGGCTTGCCGAGAGTCGCGCAATGTTGCTCGCGCCGGGAAGTGGCGCGGCGGCCGAGGTGATTGGGCGCGATCCATTGCGACTTGCGCAGCTCGTCTACGAAGGCGCCGATATCGGCGCGGGCGTGCGTACGCAACCCGACGGGGCATTCGCGACCGACGATGGCGCCGCGTATATGGTGTTGGCCGAGCCCAAGGGGCAAGCATTACGCGGTGAAGATGCGCGGCAATTCGTTCGCGATGCCGAAGCGGTGCTCGCACCCAAGCGTGCTGCGCATCCGGAAATGAAATTCGGCCTCACGGGCGGGCACGCCATTGCTGAGGCAACGGAGGCGATGCTCAGGCGGGATTTGACCATTTCGAGCACCGTGGCCATGGTGATGGCGTCGCTCGTGTTTGCCTTGATTTTCCGACGCGTACGGGCGCTTCTGGCCGTGATGCCGCCGCTCGCGCTGGGTACGATATGGACCGCGGGCGTCGCGACGCTCTTTTCGGGCGGTTTGTCTGGGATTGCCATTGCGTTCATGTCGGTCGTCGTGGGCGTCGGCGTGGATACGGGCGTGCACGTTTATGCCGCGCTGCTCGAAGCGCGTCGCGCGGGGCTCGGTCCACGTGAAGCGGCCATCGAAGCGCGTAGAAAGACGGCCAAAAGCGTGCTTTTGGCAGCGGCGACGGCGGCCGCGGCGTTCGGCGCATTGAGCCTTTCGAGCATTACGGCCATGCGGCAGCTCGGCGTGCTTTGTGCGGCCGGTGAATTGCTCACCGCGCTCGCCATCGTGCTCGTGACGCCCGAAATTGGCGCGTGGCTCGAAAGAAAACCCCCGCCCCCGGAAGCTCCCGCAAGGTGGACGCTCGGCATTGCGTGGCTCACGGGAACGCGGCAAAGGGCGGCGCTGATGTCCATGCTGGCCCTCGTGCCCATCGTGGCCATTCTGTTTGGCGCGGCGCCGAGTTTGTCCGAATCGATCGTCGCCGTGCGCCCCAAAGAGCTCGAGCCATTGAAGGTGCAGCAGGCCGTCTTCGATGCATTCGGCGGCAAACGAGGTCAATGGGTGGTGCTCGTGGCCGACGAGGACCTCGACCATGCGCGCGCTCGAGCCGACCATATTGCAGAAACGTTGTCGTCGATGAAGGACGATGTGGACGCGGTCGACGCGCTCACGGCGCTTGCACCGGCCAAGGCGACGCAAGAAGCACGGTTTGCAGCGCGCGAAGCGCTCGATATGGCGGCGAAGGCCGACGAGCTCGAAAAGGCGCTCACGGAAACGGGCTTTGCGCCAGCGCGATTCACGAGCGTGCTCGATGGCATGCGTTCGCCTGCGCGCGACATCGTTGCAATAGACGACGTGCGTCGCGGCGCGGCGGCGATCTTGATGTCGCGGTACTTGGGTAAGGACCAGGGCGAACAGCTCGTGGCGGTCTACGTGCGGCCGCGTGACGTGCCGGGCGCGACGCAGCGAGTGGAGCAGGCGATCAAAAAAGCCGATGCGGCGGCGCTGCTCACGGGCTATTCGCGTCTCGAAGGGGCACTACGCAAAAGCTTGGGGCAGGACCTGCCGAAGATTGGAATCGTGGCGGGCATATTGGTCATCGTGGCCCTGTCGATGTCGCTCCGCCGCGTGCGTGACGTGGCGATTGCGGCATTCGTCGTCGGCGCGGAAATCGCGACGGTGCTCGTCTTGGTGCGGCTTTTTGGCATTCCGCTGCATGCGTACGATGCGCTCGTATTGCCGGTGCTTTTGGGCATTACGGTGGACGAGGGCATGTTTTTGCTGCACCGGGCACGTGAAACGACGGGCGACGTATTGCGCGAAACCTTGCGACTCGAAGGCCCGCCCGTGGCGGCGACGGCCCTCACGACGGCGGCGGGGTTTGCGGCGCTTGGGCTTTGCCGATTCGATGGATTGCGTGACTTGGGCTTGGTGGGCGCGATTGGCAGTGTGGCGGGGCTTGCGGTCGCGCTGATCGTCGTGCCGGCGGGCCTCCGGCTGTGGGGGACGCGGTAG